A window of the Streptomyces sp. NBC_00454 genome harbors these coding sequences:
- a CDS encoding diguanylate cyclase domain-containing protein gives MGVDGRLRAVVGLAQAMAAACAPRDSVRAAARGARLAMDGSFAAISAWERERGRLRVLVNEGERRAGEEEFPEDESYPVHDFPEITEFLHERWAGGGGPHAWVESAVGDRPGSRGQALRRRGRGTCVVAPIVLSGRAWGELYVARDEGLPDFDEEDAEFATVLAAVVAAGLAQNDRLEEARRLAFTDPLTGLANRRAVDMRLDEALEEHRRSGGQTVVSLVVCDLNGLKKVNDTLGHAMGDRLLERFGSVLSRCGAMLPGALVARLGGDEFCLVSVGPSADEVVRVTEEVCLRAAELELGEGVACGVASTGDPIGPVKSSRRLFRLADAAQYKAKAARSPKPVVAGRDTAVVRLADAAPQDPAERRRFRGRA, from the coding sequence ATGGGTGTTGATGGACGGCTGCGAGCCGTCGTGGGCCTCGCGCAGGCCATGGCGGCGGCGTGCGCGCCGCGGGACAGTGTGCGGGCCGCGGCGCGGGGCGCGAGGCTGGCGATGGACGGCTCGTTCGCCGCGATCTCGGCGTGGGAGCGCGAGCGGGGACGCCTGCGCGTCCTCGTGAATGAGGGCGAACGCCGGGCGGGGGAGGAGGAGTTCCCCGAGGACGAGTCGTACCCCGTCCACGACTTCCCCGAGATCACCGAATTCCTGCACGAACGCTGGGCCGGCGGCGGCGGCCCCCACGCCTGGGTGGAGAGCGCCGTCGGCGACCGGCCCGGGAGCCGCGGCCAGGCGCTGCGCCGGCGCGGCCGCGGGACCTGCGTGGTCGCGCCCATCGTGCTGAGCGGACGAGCCTGGGGGGAGCTGTACGTCGCGCGGGACGAGGGGCTGCCCGACTTCGACGAGGAGGACGCGGAGTTCGCGACCGTCCTCGCGGCCGTGGTCGCGGCCGGGCTCGCGCAGAACGACCGGCTGGAGGAGGCCCGGCGGCTCGCCTTCACCGATCCGCTGACCGGGCTGGCCAACCGGCGGGCCGTGGACATGCGGCTCGACGAGGCGCTGGAGGAGCACCGCCGGAGCGGGGGGCAGACCGTGGTCAGCCTGGTCGTCTGTGACCTGAACGGCCTCAAGAAGGTCAACGACACCCTCGGCCACGCCATGGGCGACCGGCTGCTGGAACGATTCGGCTCGGTCCTCAGCCGGTGCGGCGCGATGCTCCCGGGCGCGCTGGTCGCCCGGCTGGGCGGAGACGAATTCTGCCTGGTCAGCGTGGGCCCCTCGGCGGACGAGGTGGTGCGGGTCACCGAGGAGGTGTGCCTGCGGGCCGCCGAGCTGGAGCTGGGCGAGGGGGTCGCGTGCGGGGTCGCCTCCACCGGGGACCCGATCGGCCCCGTCAAGTCCTCGCGGCGGCTCTTCCGGCTGGCGGACGCGGCCCAGTACAAGGCGAAGGCGGCGCGCTCGCCGAAGCCGGTGGTGGCGGGCCGGGACACGGCCGTCGTCCGACTGGCCGACGCGGCCCCGCAGGACCCTGCCGAACGCCGCCGGTTCCGGGGGCGGGCGTAG
- the hutH gene encoding histidine ammonia-lyase: MHTVVVGTSGTTAEDVIAVARGNARVELSAEAVEALGRARGIVDALAAKPEPVYGVSTGFGALASRHISPELRAQLQRNIVRSHAAGMGPRVEREVVRALMFLRLKTVASGHTGVRPSVAQTMADVLNAGITPVVHEYGSLGCSGDLAPLSHCALALMGEGDAEGPDGTVRPAGELLAEAGIEPVELREKEGLALLNGTDGMLGMLVMALADLGKLYTSADITAALTMEALLGTDKVLQPELHAIRPHPGQGASAANMAAVLKGSGLIGHFQEESAPRVQDAYSVRCAPQVAGAGRDTMAHAALVASRELAAAVDNPVVLPDGRVESNGNFHGAPVAYVLDFLAIAAADLGSIAERRTDRLLDKNRSHGLPPFLADDAGVDSGLMIAQYTQAALVSEMKRLAVPASADSIPSSAMQEDHVSMGWSAARKLRTAVDNLTRIIAIEMYAATRAIELRHGLTAAPASLAAIAAARAAGVEGPGPDRFLAPDLAASDAFVRSGGLVDAVESVTGPLA; the protein is encoded by the coding sequence ATGCACACCGTCGTAGTGGGAACCTCCGGGACCACCGCCGAGGACGTCATCGCCGTCGCTCGGGGCAACGCCCGCGTCGAGCTTTCCGCCGAAGCCGTCGAAGCCCTCGGCCGCGCCCGCGGGATCGTGGACGCCCTCGCCGCCAAGCCCGAACCCGTCTACGGGGTGTCCACCGGGTTCGGGGCGCTCGCCTCCCGGCACATCAGCCCCGAACTGCGCGCGCAGCTCCAGCGCAACATCGTCCGCTCGCACGCCGCCGGCATGGGCCCGCGCGTCGAGCGGGAGGTCGTGCGCGCGCTGATGTTCCTGCGGCTCAAGACCGTCGCCTCCGGGCACACCGGCGTCCGGCCGTCCGTCGCCCAGACCATGGCCGACGTACTGAACGCCGGGATCACCCCGGTCGTCCACGAGTACGGGTCCCTGGGCTGCTCCGGCGACCTCGCCCCGCTCTCGCACTGCGCGCTGGCCCTGATGGGCGAGGGCGACGCCGAAGGCCCCGACGGGACCGTCCGGCCGGCCGGCGAGCTGCTCGCCGAAGCCGGGATCGAGCCCGTGGAGCTGCGCGAGAAGGAGGGCCTCGCCCTCCTCAACGGCACCGACGGCATGCTCGGCATGCTGGTCATGGCCCTCGCCGACCTCGGCAAGCTGTACACCTCCGCCGACATCACCGCCGCGCTGACCATGGAGGCGCTGCTCGGCACGGACAAGGTGCTCCAGCCCGAGCTGCACGCCATCCGCCCGCACCCCGGCCAGGGCGCCTCCGCCGCCAACATGGCCGCCGTCCTCAAGGGCTCCGGGCTCATCGGGCACTTCCAGGAGGAGTCCGCCCCGCGCGTCCAGGACGCCTACTCCGTGCGCTGCGCCCCGCAGGTGGCCGGCGCGGGCCGCGACACCATGGCGCACGCCGCCCTGGTCGCCTCCCGCGAGCTGGCCGCCGCCGTGGACAACCCGGTGGTCCTGCCCGACGGCCGCGTGGAGTCGAACGGCAACTTCCACGGCGCCCCGGTCGCGTACGTCCTGGACTTCCTGGCCATCGCCGCCGCCGACCTCGGCTCCATCGCCGAGCGCCGCACCGACCGCCTCCTCGACAAGAACCGCAGCCACGGCCTGCCGCCCTTCCTCGCGGACGACGCCGGCGTGGACTCCGGGCTCATGATCGCCCAGTACACGCAGGCCGCCCTGGTCAGCGAGATGAAGCGGCTCGCGGTCCCGGCCTCCGCCGACTCGATCCCCTCCTCCGCCATGCAGGAGGACCACGTCTCCATGGGGTGGTCGGCCGCGCGCAAGCTCCGTACCGCCGTCGACAACCTGACCCGGATCATCGCGATCGAGATGTACGCGGCCACCCGCGCCATCGAGCTGCGCCACGGGCTCACCGCGGCTCCGGCCAGCCTGGCCGCCATCGCGGCGGCGCGCGCGGCGGGCGTGGAGGGTCCCGGACCGGACCGCTTCCTCGCCCCCGACCTGGCGGCCTCGGACGCGTTCGTCCGTTCGGGCGGCCTGGTGGACGCCGTGGAGTCCGTGACGGGCCCCCTGGCCTGA
- a CDS encoding adenylate/guanylate cyclase domain-containing protein — MTVDDPHSSAPAPASATAPGAAAGGAPGQGSPSTPIGRDQHTPHHEVDHTAQPTADPLAIRLEQLILGAERRYTPFQAARSAGVSMELASRFWRAMGFADIGQAKALTEADVLALRRLAGLVEAGLLSEPMAVQVARSTGQTTARLAEWQIDSFLEGLTEPPEPGMTRTEVTYPLVELLLPELEEFLVYVWRRQLAAATGRVVQVADDEEMVDRRLAVGFADLVGFTRLTRRLEEEELGELVESFETTSADLVAAHGGRLIKTLGDEVLYCADDAATAAEIALRLIETMEADPQMPELRVGIAFGTVTTRMGDVFGTTVNLASRLTSIAPKDAVLVDGAMAEELGRTGAAPVSEKEAEAEEGGGSYRFALQPMWQRPVRGLGVVEPWSLTRRKPKIPA; from the coding sequence TTGACCGTCGACGACCCGCACTCCAGCGCGCCCGCCCCCGCCTCCGCGACCGCACCCGGAGCGGCGGCAGGCGGTGCGCCCGGCCAGGGCAGCCCCTCCACCCCGATCGGACGGGACCAGCACACTCCCCACCACGAGGTCGACCACACGGCGCAGCCGACGGCCGATCCGCTCGCCATCCGCCTGGAGCAGCTGATCCTGGGCGCCGAGCGCCGGTACACCCCCTTCCAGGCGGCCCGTAGCGCCGGGGTCTCGATGGAGCTCGCGTCCCGCTTCTGGCGGGCCATGGGCTTCGCGGACATCGGCCAGGCCAAGGCCCTGACGGAGGCGGACGTACTGGCGCTGCGGCGCCTGGCCGGCCTGGTCGAGGCCGGGCTGCTGTCCGAGCCGATGGCCGTGCAGGTGGCCCGTTCCACCGGGCAGACCACCGCCCGGCTGGCCGAATGGCAGATCGACTCCTTCCTGGAGGGGCTGACCGAGCCCCCGGAACCGGGGATGACCCGCACGGAGGTCACGTACCCGCTGGTCGAGCTGTTGCTGCCGGAGCTGGAGGAGTTCCTCGTCTACGTGTGGCGGCGCCAGCTGGCGGCCGCGACCGGGCGGGTCGTGCAGGTGGCGGACGACGAGGAGATGGTCGACCGGCGGCTCGCGGTGGGCTTCGCGGACCTGGTGGGCTTCACCCGCCTCACGCGCCGGCTGGAGGAGGAGGAACTCGGCGAGCTGGTCGAGTCCTTCGAGACCACCTCGGCGGACCTGGTGGCCGCACACGGCGGCCGGCTGATCAAGACCCTGGGCGACGAGGTGCTGTACTGCGCCGACGACGCGGCGACGGCGGCGGAGATCGCGCTGCGGCTGATCGAGACGATGGAAGCCGACCCGCAGATGCCGGAGCTGCGCGTGGGCATCGCGTTCGGGACCGTGACGACCCGGATGGGCGACGTCTTCGGGACCACGGTGAACCTGGCCTCGAGGCTGACCTCCATAGCCCCCAAGGACGCGGTCCTGGTGGACGGGGCGATGGCCGAGGAGCTCGGGCGTACGGGCGCGGCGCCGGTCTCGGAGAAGGAGGCCGAAGCCGAGGAGGGCGGCGGCTCGTACCGCTTCGCGCTCCAGCCGATGTGGCAGCGCCCGGTGCGCGGGCTGGGCGTCGTGGAGCCCTGGTCGCTGACGCGCAGGAAGCCTAAGATCCCGGCGTAA
- a CDS encoding GNAT family N-acetyltransferase, with translation MTKIIELSVPPTDLEVDHWWAALTAARTADLPQLPAPSRGEVAGRLRVPPARGRAVHWASEEAIASLLLFEDGSNEHTAHLDLLTVRPDARRRGAGAALWQRIRAELLAQGRTSVSVEVDLGGPGEAFARALGFENVLPMAWYVQDVREARARFGAGAPASTPTPPGYELLCWPGLVPDAWAEAAAVAHGAMEDAPSGDLDQRVQTWTAERLHASQRLILARGGALTTVAAITPEGEVAAYTELVLPDPAGPRALQYDTVVAPAHRGHGLGRAVKLRMLAQTADHHPALRHIATSVADDNAPMLGVNTALGYRRERGLGYFQLTL, from the coding sequence ATGACGAAGATCATCGAGCTCTCCGTACCCCCGACCGACCTCGAGGTGGACCACTGGTGGGCGGCCTTGACCGCCGCCCGGACGGCCGACCTGCCGCAGCTGCCGGCGCCGTCCCGCGGGGAGGTGGCCGGCCGGCTGCGGGTGCCGCCGGCGCGCGGGCGGGCCGTGCACTGGGCCTCGGAGGAGGCGATCGCCTCCCTGCTCCTGTTCGAGGACGGGAGCAACGAGCACACCGCGCACCTGGACCTGCTGACCGTACGGCCGGACGCGCGCCGGCGGGGCGCGGGCGCGGCCCTGTGGCAGCGGATCCGGGCGGAGCTGCTCGCACAGGGCCGGACCTCGGTGTCGGTGGAAGTGGACCTGGGCGGTCCGGGCGAGGCGTTCGCGCGGGCGCTGGGCTTCGAGAACGTGCTGCCGATGGCCTGGTACGTCCAGGACGTACGGGAGGCACGCGCCCGCTTCGGGGCCGGGGCCCCCGCTTCGACGCCCACCCCGCCCGGCTACGAGCTGCTGTGCTGGCCCGGCCTGGTCCCCGATGCCTGGGCCGAGGCGGCTGCCGTGGCCCACGGAGCCATGGAGGACGCCCCGAGCGGGGACCTCGACCAGCGGGTCCAGACCTGGACGGCGGAGCGCCTGCACGCGTCCCAGCGGCTGATCCTGGCCCGGGGCGGCGCGCTGACCACGGTCGCCGCGATCACCCCGGAGGGCGAGGTGGCGGCGTACACGGAGCTGGTCCTGCCGGACCCGGCCGGCCCGCGCGCCCTCCAGTACGACACGGTGGTCGCCCCCGCCCACCGCGGCCACGGCCTGGGCCGCGCGGTCAAGCTCCGCATGCTCGCGCAGACGGCCGACCACCACCCGGCGCTGCGCCACATCGCCACCTCGGTGGCGGACGACAACGCCCCGATGCTCGGCGTCAACACCGCCCTCGGCTACCGGCGCGAGCGCGGGCTGGGCTACTTCCAGCTGACGCTCTAG
- a CDS encoding DUF2809 domain-containing protein has product MAAAGLTVGAGLGLRAVAAGDVAKYGGDALYTVLLLALVVAAAPRVSPARAAAIALAASWAVEFLQLGPVPAELSRRSALARLVLGSTFNAPDLLWYAVGAGAGWLVHTALRRARRHFGDGAARARA; this is encoded by the coding sequence GTGGCGGCCGCCGGGCTGACCGTCGGCGCGGGGCTGGGGCTCAGGGCCGTGGCGGCCGGGGACGTGGCCAAGTACGGCGGTGACGCGCTGTACACCGTCCTGCTCCTCGCCCTCGTCGTCGCGGCCGCCCCGCGGGTGTCGCCCGCCAGGGCCGCCGCGATCGCACTGGCCGCCAGCTGGGCGGTCGAATTCCTCCAGCTCGGCCCGGTGCCGGCAGAGCTCTCGCGGCGCAGCGCGCTCGCCCGTCTCGTGCTCGGTTCCACCTTCAACGCGCCCGACCTGCTCTGGTACGCGGTCGGCGCCGGAGCGGGCTGGCTCGTCCACACCGCGCTGCGGCGGGCCCGGCGCCACTTCGGCGACGGGGCGGCCCGAGCCCGCGCGTAG
- a CDS encoding helix-turn-helix transcriptional regulator, with amino-acid sequence MDQLDQRAELGEFLRSRRARLRPEDVGLPDYGRHRRVPGLRREELAQLAGVSVAYYTRMEQGHGQNVSAEVLDAIARALRLDGTEREHLSHLAGPQPRKRRQAQRAQQVRPELRTLLDAMDGVPAYLVGRRQDVIGWNRLAAAVFGDFGALPAQERNLVRLVFLDPATADLYADWECRACEVVSNLRVYAGQFPDDERLTALVGELSVKNEEFRRLWAAHTVADNKIHGVKQLRHPLVGALSLSFETLALPGDPAMFLVTYHAPPGSPSADALRLLSSWSASPATQASPAPAAPSAPAAPPGTARA; translated from the coding sequence ATGGACCAGCTTGACCAACGTGCCGAACTCGGCGAATTCCTGCGCTCCCGTCGTGCCCGGCTCCGCCCCGAGGACGTGGGCCTGCCCGACTACGGGCGCCACCGCCGGGTCCCCGGGCTGCGCCGCGAGGAGCTGGCGCAGCTGGCGGGGGTCTCGGTGGCGTACTACACGCGGATGGAACAGGGCCACGGGCAGAACGTGTCCGCGGAGGTCCTCGACGCCATCGCGCGGGCGCTGCGCCTGGACGGCACGGAGCGCGAGCACCTGAGCCACCTGGCCGGCCCGCAGCCCCGCAAGCGCCGCCAGGCCCAGCGCGCGCAGCAGGTGCGGCCGGAGCTGCGGACCCTGCTGGACGCGATGGACGGGGTGCCCGCGTACCTGGTCGGGCGGCGGCAGGACGTCATCGGCTGGAACCGGCTGGCGGCGGCGGTCTTCGGCGATTTCGGCGCGCTGCCGGCGCAGGAGCGCAACCTCGTGCGGCTGGTGTTCCTGGACCCGGCGACGGCCGATCTGTACGCGGACTGGGAGTGCCGGGCCTGCGAGGTGGTGAGCAACCTGCGCGTGTACGCGGGCCAGTTCCCCGACGACGAACGGCTGACGGCGCTGGTGGGCGAGCTGTCGGTGAAGAACGAGGAGTTCCGGCGGCTGTGGGCGGCCCACACGGTGGCGGACAACAAGATCCACGGTGTGAAGCAGCTGCGGCATCCGCTGGTGGGGGCGCTCAGCCTCTCCTTCGAGACCCTGGCCCTCCCGGGCGACCCGGCGATGTTCCTGGTCACCTACCACGCACCCCCCGGCTCCCCCTCGGCCGACGCCCTGCGCCTGCTGTCGTCCTGGTCGGCCTCCCCGGCCACACAGGCCTCCCCGGCCCCGGCCGCCCCGTCCGCCCCCGCCGCTCCTCCGGGGACGGCCAGGGCGTGA
- a CDS encoding enoyl-CoA hydratase-related protein produces MSEFVEVRRHADGVAELVLDRPKAMNAVSTDMARAIGAACAALAADASVRVVVLSSAAERAFCVGADLKERNSLSDADLVRQRPTTRGAYGGVLELPMPTIAAVHGFALGGGFELALACDVIVADETAVVGLPEVSVGVIPGGGGTQLLPRRVGAARAAELIFTARRVEAAEALALGLVDQVVAAGSVREAALELAGRMAANSPVGLRAAKRALRLGHGMDLTAGLEIEDAAWRAVAFSGDRAEGVAAFNEKRKPAWPGV; encoded by the coding sequence GTGTCCGAGTTCGTAGAGGTGCGCCGGCATGCGGACGGGGTCGCCGAGCTGGTCCTGGACCGGCCGAAGGCGATGAACGCGGTGTCCACGGACATGGCGCGGGCCATCGGCGCCGCGTGCGCCGCGCTCGCGGCGGACGCGTCGGTACGGGTGGTCGTGCTCTCCTCGGCGGCCGAGCGGGCCTTCTGTGTGGGCGCGGACCTCAAGGAGCGCAACTCCCTGTCGGACGCCGATCTGGTGCGCCAGCGGCCGACCACGCGGGGCGCGTACGGGGGTGTGCTGGAGCTGCCGATGCCGACGATCGCGGCGGTCCACGGTTTCGCCCTGGGCGGTGGCTTCGAGCTGGCGCTGGCCTGCGACGTCATCGTGGCCGACGAGACGGCCGTGGTGGGCCTGCCCGAGGTGTCGGTCGGCGTGATCCCGGGCGGCGGCGGTACGCAGCTGCTGCCGCGGCGGGTGGGCGCGGCCAGGGCCGCGGAGCTGATCTTCACGGCCCGCCGGGTGGAGGCCGCCGAGGCGCTCGCCCTGGGGCTGGTGGACCAGGTGGTCGCGGCGGGCTCGGTGCGCGAGGCGGCGCTGGAGCTGGCCGGGCGGATGGCGGCGAACTCCCCGGTCGGGCTGCGGGCCGCCAAGCGGGCGCTGCGTCTGGGGCACGGGATGGACCTGACGGCCGGGCTGGAGATCGAGGACGCGGCGTGGCGCGCGGTGGCCTTCTCCGGGGACCGGGCGGAGGGCGTGGCCGCGTTCAACGAGAAGCGGAAGCCGGCCTGGCCGGGGGTGTGA
- a CDS encoding NAD(P)-dependent alcohol dehydrogenase, producing the protein MSVTQVAAYAAPAPKAPLERTTVPRRPVGAHDVLIDIKFAGICHSDIHQVTDGWGEGIYPMVPGHEIAGVVTEVGADVTKFAVGDRVGVGCFVDSCRECEQCLAGQEQFCAKGMTGTYNALDKNGEPTYGGYSTHVVVDENYTVRIPEGLPLDVAAPLLCAGITLYSPLKHWKAGPGKKVAIVGLGGLGHMGVKIAHALGAEVTVLSQTLRKKEDGLKLGADHFHATNDKATFEELAGRFDLIVSTVSAPIALDSYLGLLKVDGALVNVGAPEEPVSLNLFSVIGGRKTLAGSMIGGIAETQEMLDFCAEHGLGSDIEVIRAEEVNEAYERVQAGDVRYRFVIDTSTI; encoded by the coding sequence GTGTCCGTCACCCAGGTCGCCGCCTACGCCGCCCCCGCGCCCAAGGCCCCGCTGGAGCGCACCACCGTCCCGCGCCGCCCGGTCGGCGCGCACGACGTACTCATCGACATCAAGTTCGCCGGCATCTGCCACTCCGACATCCACCAGGTCACCGACGGCTGGGGCGAGGGCATCTACCCCATGGTCCCTGGCCACGAGATCGCCGGTGTGGTCACCGAAGTCGGCGCGGACGTCACCAAGTTCGCCGTCGGCGACCGGGTGGGCGTCGGCTGCTTCGTGGACTCCTGCCGCGAGTGCGAGCAGTGCCTCGCGGGCCAGGAGCAGTTCTGCGCCAAGGGCATGACCGGCACGTACAACGCCCTCGACAAGAACGGCGAGCCCACGTACGGCGGTTACTCCACCCACGTGGTCGTGGACGAGAACTACACCGTCCGCATCCCCGAGGGCCTCCCCCTCGACGTCGCCGCCCCGCTGCTGTGCGCCGGCATCACCCTCTACTCCCCGCTCAAGCACTGGAAGGCCGGCCCCGGCAAGAAGGTCGCGATCGTCGGTCTCGGCGGCCTCGGCCACATGGGCGTCAAGATCGCCCACGCGCTCGGCGCCGAGGTCACCGTCCTCTCGCAGACCCTGCGCAAGAAGGAGGACGGCCTCAAGCTGGGCGCCGACCACTTCCACGCGACGAACGACAAGGCCACCTTCGAGGAGCTGGCCGGCCGCTTCGACCTGATCGTGTCCACGGTCTCGGCGCCGATCGCCCTCGACTCCTACCTGGGCCTGCTGAAGGTGGACGGCGCCCTGGTGAACGTCGGCGCCCCGGAGGAGCCGGTCTCGCTGAACCTGTTCTCCGTCATCGGCGGCCGCAAGACCCTGGCCGGCTCGATGATCGGCGGGATCGCCGAGACCCAGGAGATGCTCGACTTCTGCGCGGAGCACGGCCTGGGCTCCGACATCGAGGTGATCCGCGCGGAGGAGGTCAACGAGGCCTACGAGCGGGTGCAGGCGGGCGACGTCCGCTACCGCTTCGTCATCGACACCTCGACGATCTGA
- a CDS encoding Ig-like domain-containing protein, with protein sequence MEWRVRTDSKRRRRSLVAVSAVLGGVLVLAGCNDAGSGDAPKANGEASAKADVDAAAAKDTSKARITITPKDGATNVGLNDAANVSVADGTLTTVELKSSEGTVVAGKIAADGKSWKPDGALKRSTKYALSAAAKDEAGREAHENASFTTISPENSFVGSFIPDEGQTVGVGMPVSITFNKPIKDKKAVQSGITVTSSSGQEVVGHWFSTQRLDFRPDKYWTANSTVTLKLALEGVQGAPGVQGVQNKTVTFKIGRSQVSTVDAKTKKMTVVRDGEVVKTIPISAGSPANPTYNGQMVISEKFKETRMNGATVGFTDDDGKGEYDIKDVPHAMRLSNSGTFVHGNYWGSDSIFGSVNTSHGCVGLNDAKGANDPDQPAAWFFDNSLIGDVVTVVNSPDKTIKPDNGLNGWNMSWADWKAGSAV encoded by the coding sequence ATGGAGTGGCGTGTGAGGACGGACAGCAAGCGTCGGAGAAGGTCCCTGGTGGCCGTATCCGCCGTACTCGGTGGCGTACTGGTGCTCGCGGGATGCAATGACGCGGGCAGCGGGGACGCGCCGAAGGCGAACGGGGAGGCATCGGCCAAGGCCGATGTCGACGCCGCGGCGGCCAAGGACACCTCCAAGGCCCGAATAACCATCACTCCCAAGGACGGCGCCACCAACGTCGGCCTGAACGACGCGGCCAACGTCTCCGTGGCCGACGGCACGCTCACCACCGTCGAGCTGAAGAGCTCCGAGGGCACCGTGGTCGCGGGCAAGATAGCCGCCGACGGCAAGAGCTGGAAGCCGGACGGCGCGCTGAAGCGCTCGACCAAGTACGCGCTGTCGGCCGCCGCGAAGGACGAGGCGGGCCGCGAGGCGCACGAGAACGCCTCCTTCACGACGATTTCCCCGGAGAACAGCTTCGTCGGCTCGTTCATCCCGGACGAGGGCCAGACCGTCGGCGTGGGCATGCCGGTCTCGATCACCTTCAACAAGCCCATCAAGGACAAGAAGGCCGTCCAGTCGGGCATCACGGTCACCTCCAGCAGTGGCCAGGAGGTCGTGGGCCACTGGTTCAGCACGCAGCGGCTGGACTTCCGCCCGGACAAGTACTGGACGGCGAACTCCACCGTCACGCTGAAGCTGGCGCTGGAGGGGGTCCAGGGCGCTCCCGGCGTCCAGGGCGTGCAGAACAAGACGGTCACCTTCAAGATCGGCCGGAGCCAGGTCTCCACGGTCGACGCGAAGACGAAGAAGATGACGGTCGTACGGGACGGCGAGGTCGTCAAGACCATCCCGATCTCGGCGGGCTCCCCGGCGAACCCGACGTACAACGGTCAGATGGTGATCTCCGAGAAGTTCAAGGAGACCCGGATGAACGGTGCCACCGTCGGCTTCACGGACGACGACGGCAAGGGCGAGTACGACATCAAGGACGTGCCGCACGCGATGCGCCTGTCGAACTCCGGCACCTTCGTGCACGGCAACTACTGGGGCTCGGACTCGATCTTCGGCAGCGTCAACACCAGCCACGGCTGTGTCGGCCTGAACGACGCCAAGGGCGCGAACGACCCGGACCAGCCCGCGGCCTGGTTCTTCGACAACTCCCTCATCGGAGACGTCGTCACGGTCGTCAACTCCCCGGACAAGACGATCAAGCCGGACAACGGCCTCAACGGCTGGAACATGAGCTGGGCGGACTGGAAGGCCGGCTCGGCCGTCTGA